A window of Enoplosus armatus isolate fEnoArm2 chromosome 3, fEnoArm2.hap1, whole genome shotgun sequence contains these coding sequences:
- the igsf8 gene encoding immunoglobulin superfamily member 8, translated as MRTMMASMKTALFVFLHGVIQYAVCRDVTLPQGTLYRVAGFPLSLPCAVSGYEGPRTQEFEWFLYRDDAGGRQMGVVSTRDNGFPYAPFQARVRNGEVRVERDSGDKVRLVIQRLRAEDQGKYECYTPSTDSNYQGNYSATVPVKVIPDTLQISYSRSLTGQPVPEGAELTLTCSAGIQSEQLTHLSIMFGKHSGGEGLGSGAGGEVSTVREIISIDNLLGVVPGRSYRKRYDDGEITLEKRNGEAGLGVYVMKMRGVQPDDTGSYFCEASQWILDPDRSWQKIAQRTLDIGNLTVQQLAESLSVTSSPRGEVTLQIGSPLILTCEVLGLPSEVSSGLLVQWMKRGSVSSDAAGTGGVEVEVARMSPDGVVSWGDDLSRASGGSMEKVAEGRYSLKLFSARPLDSGVYRCVVSVYAGRRNPGPSTPSTLTQRSEGVTVNLKTKDVLVSAVAQLPRGPLLKRGSTITLICNASVTTTGPAQAQVQWLRWPIPEPVVKKGQSPASDVTLPDPPVEEKPRLVAALMYDGVAKIYTNGSEVSVDRLSAVSYRLRVHTATMDDQGMYACHAEAWGQDPHGGWYNTGAKAESNAVTVYLYARAADLLLIPLVVGVSSALFVGIVIIATVTCCFMKRLARQRAQK; from the exons ATGAGGACCATGATGGCTTCGATGAAAACAGCATTATTCGTATTTCTACACGGGG TGATCCAGTACGCTGTGTGTCGCGACGTGACTCTTCCCCAAGGAACCCTCTACCGCGTTGCAGGGTTCCCCCTCTCCCTGCCCTGTGCTGTATCGGGGTACGAAGGCCCGCGTACGCAGGAATTTGAGTGGTTCCTGTACAGGGATGATGCTGGTGGGAGGCAGATGGGAGTGGTGTCCACCAGGGACAATGGCTTCCCCTATGCCCCGTTTCAGGCCCGGGTCAGGAACGGGGAGGTGAGGGTGGAGAGGGACTCGGGGGACAAGGTCCGGCTGGTGATCCAGAGGCTCCGGGCCGAAGACCAGGGGAAGTATGAATGCTACACACCCAGCACGGACAGCAACTACCAGGGGAACTACAGCGCCACAGTGCCTGTCAAAG TGATCCCTGACACACTCCAGATCAGCTATTCCCGCTCACTCACTGGCCAGCCCGTGCCAGAGGGCGCCGAATTAACGCTGACATGCTCAGCCGGCATCCAATCGGAGCAGCTCACCCATCTGTCCATCATGTTTGGGAAGCATAGTGGCGGCGAGGGTCTGGGTAGCGGAGCTGGAGGGGAGGTCAGCACCGTCAGAGAGATTATCTCCATCGACAACCTGCTGGGCGTCGTCCCCGGACGTTCATACAGGAAGCGGTACGACGACGGAGAGATCACGCTGGAGAAGAGGAACGGGGAGGCCGGACTGGGCGTGTACGTGATGAAGATGAGAGGCGTGCAGCCAGACGACACCGGCTCGTATTTCTGTGAGGCCTCGCAGTGGATTCTGGACCCTGATCGATCGTGGCAGAAGATTGCTCAAAGGACGCTGGATATTGGCAACTTGACTGTTCAGCAACTAG CGGAGTCTCTGAGTGTAACGTCCTCTCCCAGAGGGGAGGTGACCCTGCAGATCGGTTCCCCTCTCATCCTGACCTGTGAGGTGTTAGGGCTGCCGTCTGAAGTAAGCTCGGGCCTGCTGGTTCAGTGGATGAAGAGGGGATCTGTAAGCAGCGATGCAGCTGGGACCGGGGGAGTCGAG GTGGAGGTGGCCCGGATGAGCCCCGACGGTGTTGTGAGCTGGGGGGACGACCTCAGCCGAGCTAGCGGGGGCTCTATGGAGAAAGTGGCAGAGGGGAGGTACTCTCTGAAGCTGTTCTCAGCCCGCCCCTTAGACTCAGGGGTGTACCGGTGTGTGGTGAGCGTGTACGCTGGAAGAAGAAACCCTGGCCCCTCTACTCCTTCAACGCTCACCCAGAGGTCTGAGGGAGTCACCGTCAACCTCAAGACCAAAG ATGTGCTAGTTTCAGCGGTGGCTCAGCTCCCTCGAGGCCCCCTGTTAAAAAGAGGCAGCACCATCACTCTAATCTGCAACGCCAGCGTTACGACCACAGGTCCCGCCCAGGCACAGGTGCAGTGGCTGCGGTGGCCAATCCCTGAACCAGTTGTCAAGAAGGGACAGAGCCCAGCATCCGATGTTACTCTACCAGACCCCCCTGTTGAGGAAAAACCCAGACTGGTAGCTGCCCTCATGTACGACGGTGTTGCAAAGATCTACACCAACGGTAGCGAGGTTAGCGTCGACCGCCTGTCAGCTGTTAGCTACAGACTGAGGGTCCACACGGCAACAATGGATGATCAGGGCATGTACGCGTGTCATGCCGAGGCGTGGGGGCAGGACCCGCATGGAGGCTGGTACAACACAGGGGCCAAAGCAGAGTCAAATGCAGTGACTGTGTACTTGTATGCCAGAG ctgctgacctcctcctcatccctttGGTTGTCGGAGTCTCCTCCGCCTTGTTTGTGGGCATTGTCATCATCGCGACAGTAACCTGTTGCTTCATGAAGCGACTGGCGAGGCAGCGCGCTCAGAAATAG
- the soat2 gene encoding sterol O-acyltransferase 2 — protein MTTAEPLNGLWHRNIKALQSDEISSHVGVHNNVQEEDLRQWQKHAQKLKVKVLEQVQDQLSDILDKALTESVQPFTQIQPTVNGKTTKKPSSRSQRMDDGKVFMDRPSLLDELFEISHIRTIYHMFIAILLIFCLSTLAVDYIDQGRLVLEFDLLFFAFGKLGTVSWAWAVMFAYTLFVPYHTLVLWGSLYHSFPSKLGLSLGTGLVLSAVQICTLGLFPIYMVVHYQLPPASRFIVILEQIRFLMKSYSFIRETAPVIMKNTPKEGESPRFPTFSSYLYFLFCPTLIYRESYPRNSHIRWKYVGITLGMILGCLFYGYFILVRLCVPVFRPETNRPFSKRTMVLAVFNSILPGIMLLLLCFFAFLHCWLNLFGELLCFADRMFYKDWWNSTSFANYYRTWNVVVHDWLYYYGYRDFLWLSKRKFRTAAMLCVFIVSAVVHEYALAMGFGFFYPVMFCLFAIFGVVFNFTMNDKRQSPVFNVIMWACLFLGQGVQVCLYCQEWYAQIHCPRTGNNFLELVTPRSWSCR, from the exons ATGACGACTGCAGAGCCACTTAACGGACTGTGGCACCGAAACATCAAAGCCCTTCAGTCAGATGAGATCTCCAGTCATG TTGGGGTTCATAATAATGTACAGGAAGAAGATCTAAGACAGTGGCAGAAACATGCACAG AAGCTGAAGGTGAAAGTCCTGGAGCAGGTCCAGGATCAGCTCAGTGATATACTAGACAAAGCTCTGACCGAGTCCGTCCAGCCTTTTACCCAAATCCAGCCAACAGTTAATGGAAAAACgacaaaaaaaccctcatccag ATCTCAGAGAATGGATGACGGCAAAGTGTTTATGGACAGGCCATCACTGTTGGA tgaACTGTTTGAGATCAGCCACATCAGGACCATCTACCACATGTTCATAGCCATACTCCTCATCTTCTGCCTGAGCACGCTGGCTGTCGACTACATCGACCAGGGCAG GTTGGTCTTGGAGTTCGACCTGCTGTTCTTTGCCTTTGGGAAGCTGGGGACGGTCAGCTGGGCCTGGGCTGTGATGTTTGCCTACACGCTGTTTGTTCCCTACCACACCCTGGTGCTCTGGGGATCTTTGTACCACAGCTTCCCCTCTAAGCTGGGGCTGTCTCTGGGCACGGGCCTGGTGCTGTCTGCAGTGCAGATCTGCACACTGGGACTGTTCCCCATCTACATGGTTGTACACTACCAGCTGCCACCAGCCTCACGATTCATTGTGATTCTGGAGCAG ATCCGATTCCTGATGAAGAGCTACTCATTCATCAGAGAAACTGCTCCTGTTATTATGAAGAATACACCAAAGGAAG GAGAAAGTCCCAGATTTCCAACATTTTCCAGCTATCTGTACTTCCTGTTCTGTCCAACACTCATCTACAGGGAATCATATCCTCG GAATTCCCACATAAGATGGAAGTATGTTGGCATCACACTCGGCATG ATCTTGGGATGCCTGTTTTACGGCTACTTCATCCTGGTCCGCCTTTGTGTGCCTGTCTTCAGACCTGAGACCAACCGGCCTTTCAGTAAACGAACAATGGTTCTGGCTGTGTTCAACTCAATATTACCAG GTATAATGCTCCTTCTCTTGTGCTTCTTTGCCTTCCTGCACTGCTGGCTCAACCTCTTCGGGGAGCTGCTGTGTTTCGCTGACAGGATGTTCTACAAG GACTGGTGGAACTCAACATCTTTTGCCAACTATTACCGTACCTGGAACGTAGTGGTTCACGACTGGCTCTATTACTACGGATACAGAGACTTCCTCTGG CTGTCGAAGAGGAAATTCCGAACAGCTGCCATGCTATGCGTGTTCATCGTCTCTGCTGTCGTCCATGAATACGCCTTGGCCATGGGCTTCGGCTTCTTCTACCCCGTCATGTTCTGTCTCTTCGCCATCTTTGGAG TGGTGTTCAACTTTACCATGAACGACAAGCGACAGAGCCCTGTGTTCAACGTCATCATGTGGGCGTGTCTCTTTCTCGGTCAGGGCGTCCAGGTGTGTCTGTACTGCCAGGAGTGGTACGCCCAGATACACTGCCCTCGGACAGGG AATAATTTCTTGGAGTTGGTGACGCCTCGATCATGGTCCTGCAGATGA